One Vigna unguiculata cultivar IT97K-499-35 chromosome 11, ASM411807v1, whole genome shotgun sequence DNA window includes the following coding sequences:
- the LOC114170735 gene encoding endoglucanase 17-like: protein MIDKLERTTQLFQFAEKYRGSYNNALKPFVCPFYCSYFGYQDELLWGAASLHKATKNPMYLNLKLMARSLELQSLTTPLREITSILEQEYLFPRVQSLHDYKGHADNFVCSIIPGTSFSSTQYTPGEVHLRHQYQYH, encoded by the exons ATGATAGATAAATTAGAGCGAACAACACAGTTATTCCAGTTTGCTGAAAAGTACAGGGGGTCCTACAACAATGCCTTGAAACCCTTTGTGTGCCCCTTTTACTGCTCTTACTTTGGTTATCAG GATGAGCTGTTGTGGGGTGCTGCCTCGCTGCACAAGGCTACCAAGAATCCAATGTACCTAAACTTAAAGTTAATGGCCAGATCCTTGGAGCTGCAGAGTTTGACAACACCTTTGCGTGAGATAACAAGCATTCTGGAGCAAGAATACTTGTTTCCAAG GGTACAATCCCTCCATGACTACAAGGGCCATGCGGACAATTTCGTTTGTTCCATAATTCCTGGGACCTCTTTCTCTTCCACCCAGTATACCCCAGGTGAAGTTCATTTGAGACACCAGTACCAGTACCACTAA